A genomic segment from Nicotiana tabacum cultivar K326 chromosome 9, ASM71507v2, whole genome shotgun sequence encodes:
- the LOC107827020 gene encoding calcium-dependent protein kinase 17-like yields MGNCCSRGQPDNEHTNNNDHTRQKSNTKNDQSVSNNSQQQQNHGSITPPKSPDPSSKPSKNSPIGPVLGRPMEDVRKTYSIGKELGRGQFGVTHLCTHKQSGEQFACKTIAKRKLVNKEDIEDVKREVQIMHHLTGQQNIVELKGAYEDKHSVHLVMELCAGGELFDRIIAKGHYTERAAATLLRTIVQIVHTCHSMGVIHRDLKPENFLLLNKDEDSPLKATDFGLSVFYKQGDVFKDIVGSAYYIAPEVLKRRYGPEVDIWSVGVMLYILLSGVPPFWAETEHGIFNAILRGHIDFSSDPWPAISHGAKDLVKKMLTIDPKQRLTAIQVLNHPWIKEDGEAPDTPLDNAVLSRLKQFRAMNNFKKVALRVIAGCLSEEEIMGLMQMFKSMDTDNSGAITLEELKQGLAKQGTKLSDYEIQQLMEAADADGNGTIDYEEFITATMHMNRMDKEEHLYTAFQYFDKDNSGYITIEELEQALREFGMTDGKDIKEIVAEVDSNNDGRINYEEFVAMMRKGTPETAANLKKRRESFVA; encoded by the exons ATGGGGAACTGTTGCTCAAGGGGCCAACCTGATAATGAACATACAAATAATAATGATCATACTAGACAAAAATCCAATACCAAAAATGATCAATCAGTTTCAAATAAttctcaacaacaacaaaatcatggTTCAATTACACCACCAAAATCTCCTGATCCTTCTTCAAAACCATCAAAAAATTCCCCTATAGGTCCAGTTTTAGGCAGACCAATGGAAGATGTTAGAAAAACATATTCTATAGGTAAAGAATTAGGGAGGGGTCAATTTGGTGTTACACATTTATGTACACACAAACAAAGTGGTGAACAATTTGCATGTAAAACTATAGCAAAGAGGAAATTGGTTAATAAAGAGGATATTGAAGATGTGAAGAGAGAAGTACAAATAATGCATCATTTAACAGGGCAACAAAATATTGTTGAATTAAAAGGGGCCTATGAAGATAAACATTCAGTGCATTTGGTTATGGAATTATGTGCTGGTGGTGAATTATTTGATAGAATTATTGCTAAAGGACATTATACTGAAAGGGCAGCTGCAACTTTGTTAAGAACAATTGTGCAAATTGTACATACTTGTCATTCTATGGGAGTTATTCATAGAGATCTTAAGCCTGAGAATTTCCTCCTACTTAATAAAGATGAAGATTCACCTCTCAAGGCTACAGATTTTGGTCTTTCTGTATTCTACAAACAAG GAGATGTGTTTAAGGACATTGTGGGTAGTGCATATTACATTGCACCTGAAGTCTTGAAAAGAAGATATGGTCCAGAAGTTGATATATGGAGTGTGGGAGTTATGTTATATATTCTTCTTTCTGGTGTTCCTCCTTTTTGGGCGG aaacTGAACATGGAATATTCAATGCAATATTGAGAGGACATATTGACTTTTCAAGTGATCCATGGCCTGCAATTTCCCATGGTGCCAAAGATCTTGTCAAGAAGATGTTGACTATAGACCCTAAGCAGAGGTTGACAGCAATCCAAGTCTTAA ATCATCCATGGATCAAGGAAGATGGAGAAGCACCAGATACACCACTTGACAATGCTGTTTTGAGTAGGCTCAAACAATTTAGAGCTATGAACAACTTCAAGAAAGTTGCTCTCCGG GTAATTGCAGGATGTCTATCAGAGGAAGAGATTATGGGATTGATGCAAATGTTCAAAAGCATGGATACTGATAACAGTGGGGCAATAACACTTGAGGAGCTAAAACAAGGACTTGCCAAACAAGGCACAAAATTATCTGATTATGAGATTCAACAGTTAATGGAAGCT GCTGATGCTGATGGAAATGGAACCATAGATTATGAAGAATTTATTACAGCAACAATGCACATGAACAGAATGGACAAAGAAGAACATCTTTACACTGCATTCCAATATTTTGACAAGGATAATAGCGG GTACATTACAATAGAAGAGTTAGAGCAAGCTTTAAGAGAATTTGGAATGACTGATGGAAAGGATATAAAGGAAATTGTTGCTGAAGTTGACTCTAATAAT GATGGTCGAATCAACTATGAAGAGTTTGTAGCTATGATGAGAAAAGGAACTCCAGAAACTGCagcaaatctaaagaaaagaaggGAGTCATTTGTTGCATAA